The DNA sequence ACAAACACGCGAATACAACCATACACACGCACGCGCTCAAGACGCGCACTCGCATAATCACTCTATCTCCGTCCCGGCTGCTTCTCAAAAAcctgcgcgtgcaaacagactaCATAACACTCCCTCTAACATTACCGTTTCAACGTCGGCTGTAGGAAACCGCTTTAAAGATTAAATTTGGAACTTCTCCAAATCAACGTGCCCTCTGCCGGGAGGGTGCCAAACAATTGGTTCCTGTCGTGTGACTCCACCGCCCATCCCCGACCTAAACACTGGTTTAACGCACCACGAATATTTCGACTAAGTGTCACAAATGCACATATTCTTAAATGGGACTACCCTCTCGATGCAGTCAGCGGAAACTTCTTCATGAACGTCCGATAtctttaaatatatatttttaaactGCGCTCATTCAAGAACGCTTGTGCACTGCCGTGGAGGTCATATGCCGTATGCCCTGAATCCTGGACATGGCATGTCCTCGTTAAAATTAACCTGCCCACTCTTGCGCGCAGAAGTTGCATTTCTTGTACCTATAATAAACCAacccgtttcttttctttttccagaaaAGACACGCTTGGCCTGGGAGATCGCCGCCATGCCAGGTCGCAGACCCTACCGTCCAGTCATCGACGGTGTGCCGAGGTGCGCACTCGTCGATCCAGCAATATTTCGTAAAAGCCTCTCTTTCCGCGCTGCCAAGGGTGACGTCGTGCAGTGCACCTATCCCAAAAGTGGATCCCATTGGGTTGAGCACATAACGCAATTAATCCTCAACGGAGGAAAACACATCAGCTCTTACGGCGAGTTCACCCGCAACTTCCGGGCAATCGGGTATATGGAGACTGATGGCTGGGAGTCGCCTCTACCCGTGAGATTGTTCATGACGCACCATCCACTCAGCCGAGAGACTATGAACAATGAGGCCAAGTACATATACATCGCTCGAAACCCATGGGATGTCTGCCTCTCGCTTTTTCGCATGATGACAGACCTCAGCTGCTACAAGTTCCAGGACGGCACATTCGAAGAGTTCTTCGAACCCTTCATCGAGGGAGACTTGGGCTACGGAAGCTACTTTGACCACGTGACGTCAGCGTACGCGATGAGGGACAAACCAAACTTGTTCTTCGTGACTTACGAAGAGATCAAGGAGGATATTAGCGGCACAGTTTTGAGATTGGCTCGCTTTCTCGGCGGCAAATACGAGAGGGCTCTGCTGGAAAACCCGCAAATGCTAGAAAATATCGTTCAGTGGTCCAAACCAGAACACATGAGGAAAATCATCGTGTTTAATCTCACAGAAAATGAGACACCGGAATGGAACGATTTCTTTGTTAAGATCAATGCGACGAGCAAGGAAGGTTACAGTGGAGACAAAACAAAATTCGCGTTGGTAAAAGAAGCCAAAGTTGGAGGCTGGAAAGAATACTTCAAGCCTGACTTGCTTGCCCGTTTGGAGAAGAAAATACAGGAGGAAGAGGACAACGCATCTTTTATTGAGTTGTGGGAAGACATTCGAAAGGAAGCGATCACGTTATGCCGCGGCTCTTCGGAGTACCAGCCCTTTTTCGTACCATAGTCACAAATTCAAATCTTCTCTTTCAAACGCGGAGAGCGGGAAATGGACGGTTGTAGGTGTGTAAACGTCTTTATTCTACTCCGATTCTTCTCCTGGAAGCGTCCACTTGGCCGGCCTGATCAGCGCTAGGCAAACAAGCTTCGCGTAAATCTCGCCGCCGCAACATTCCACACAGACCAAGCGCAAGGTCGGTAAAAGTGAAGAATGAGATCTAGAAGAGCTGATCCCCCAACACAACGGGAGCAAGATCGGTAAAAAAGATGTCCTCAGGGTCTAAGTTGGTATCGCATCTCCTGCATCAGGGAATCCAGGCCAGAGACAATAACAGCGTTTCTATGAAGGGTGTTCTTGTAAAATAAGAGCGACCACTTCACGGTGCCGCCGTTTTCATCTGCTGCTGTAGTTCACTTTCTCAACGAAGCCATACCAAAACAAAAATCTAAGCACTACCTATGATTTGCATGGTGCCTCAACGATCGCAGTGTCGGCTTACTCTGCAGTAATTTTAGTAATAAACTCGATGACTTGGCGTCTGATTAGAGTCTTATTCGGATTATATGGGTGCTCATCTGACGTGCCATGATGTAAAGATGACGTCACCTGCGGTTCGTCTGAGTATCGGAGCGGCTACGAAGTCGATCACGCTTCGgcggcaatgatgatgatgatgatatgtggtgttttatggcgcaagggccagtcatggccaaagagtgccaagcaATGTTTTAAAGCAATCAGTGATGCAAATACTGACCAATGGCGTCGTTGTTGGCTATAACGATGCAACCTGGCCGTATAGAGGCTCGAAAAACAGTGGTAAAATAAACACTCTCTATTAAAATTGTTGCCATGACTTTGGGATGTGCTATGAATTCAAAACATATGCTCTGATGAAATTGGGGAATAAAATATATAAATGCCAGTAGCACTATTGCCTCAATGAGACCCTTAaatgcaagggcctgtaggcacgtgctctacaaaaTGCTACTATCTAAGCAGCAGCGTCTGGTAAGATGTTGTGCTACGATTCTCTTCTGCCTATAACTTGCAACAAATTAACATCTTGCAGAAAGGTAAGAACTTATTTTCTGTTAAAAATAGGTCAGCACTAAGAAACACTGCCGAATGAATAGGAATATTCTGTCGGTAGGCTAGAGGgaagtgtttttttcctttcagtttccaATTCTCTACACTCCAGCAAAGCATGGAGGACGGTTAGTATCTGGCCACATCTACAGCATATGGGAGGTTCACTAccggtcaagagataagagtgcgtGCCATACGTATGACCTATCATGAGGCGGCAGAAAATGACCTCGATGCGCCTTATTTTCATTATCGGTGGCAAATTTCctaattgtggctcgatcaaatgGAGTTTGTTCGAGGTTTCGGTGTCCCGCTTGTGTTGCCAGTGCCttcgaagttttttgcgcaaaaatggCTTTAAGTCTGAGGCAGGGATACCTAC is a window from the Dermacentor variabilis isolate Ectoservices chromosome 3, ASM5094787v1, whole genome shotgun sequence genome containing:
- the LOC142574834 gene encoding sulfotransferase 2A1-like produces the protein MPGRRPYRPVIDGVPRCALVDPAIFRKSLSFRAAKGDVVQCTYPKSGSHWVEHITQLILNGGKHISSYGEFTRNFRAIGYMETDGWESPLPVRLFMTHHPLSRETMNNEAKYIYIARNPWDVCLSLFRMMTDLSCYKFQDGTFEEFFEPFIEGDLGYGSYFDHVTSAYAMRDKPNLFFVTYEEIKEDISGTVLRLARFLGGKYERALLENPQMLENIVQWSKPEHMRKIIVFNLTENETPEWNDFFVKINATSKEGYSGDKTKFALVKEAKVGGWKEYFKPDLLARLEKKIQEEEDNASFIELWEDIRKEAITLCRGSSEYQPFFVP